A segment of the Helicobacter sp. 'house sparrow 1' genome:
AAAAAAGTGCTATAAAACAAAGCGATTTTCAAGGAAACTCCAATCTTTATTAGGTATCTCATAGGTGGTAATTATATTATGAAAAAGTTAAGGAAAATACGCAAAACTTTGTTTTTTGGTGTTGATTTTTAAATAAGAAATTCGATAGAATAGCATTCATTCACAGGAATTATGACACTGAGAGCAATGTATTTTAGGGGTTAAAATATGATTTTTGAAGTTAAGTCTCCGATCTTAGGATTTGAAAGAGTCAAAAAAATGAGACTAGAAAAGATAGATGAAGTATTTGTCAGATTGAGTAATGCGGAGGATAATTCTCCAGTTTTTACATTAATCAACCCTTTTGTTTTAAGGGAGTATGAGTTTGATGTCCCTGCTGCAGTAAGATTGCTTTTGGATCTAGAGAATGCTAAGAATGTCTTTATTGCAAATATCATGGTGATTCAATCTCCTATCCAAGAATCTACTGTCAATTTTCTAGCACCTGTTGTATTTAATTTTGATAATCAGACTATGGCACAAGTTGTTCTTGATAGCTTGAAGTATCCGCAGTATCAGCTTGCAGAGCCCGTGTCTGCTTACTATAAAGATGAGAGTGTGGTGGGTAGTATAAAGAAAATAAGTGAATAAAGAAGACATTTTATTTGTTGGCTATGGGAATATGACCTTAGCCATACTAAGAGGAATTATATCCTCTAGATTGTTTGAAACTTATAATCTATTTGTTTGTGGTCGTAATTCTAAAAAAGCTTCTAGTTTTTTAAAAAATAATGGATTGAATGATATTGTTCAAGTTAGCCTAATTGATAATCATCAGGTTTTGGTAAAAGATAAGACTGTATTTTTGTGCATTAAACCTGATGGTTTGCAGAATTTTAAATTTATTGGCCGTGCAAAAAATGTAATTAGTGTGATGGCTGGTGTGCAGGTTTCTATCATTAAAAAACATTTGGATTCTATGGGATATGTAAGGGTGATGCCAAATGTAGCTGCAAAATATCAAAAGTCTTCTAGTGCCATCTTTATTGATAACGCAAACTTAGATGAAATAAAAAGATTGGTTCTTAGTTTTGGAAATTTTGTACAAGTTGATAAAGAGGCGTTAATTGATTCTGCTATCGCTACTAGTGGGAGTGCTCCTGCTTTTGTAGCATTGATGGCACAGGCTCTTATTGATGCGGGTGTTAGAGAGGGATTTAATCGGCTACAAAGCCAAGAACTTGTGAGAGGTATGTTTGAGGGTTTTTCTTTATTACTTAGGGAAAAAACTCCCCAAGAAATTATTGATGAGATAGCAAGCCCTGGAGGCACAACAATAGAAGGAATTAGCACCTTGGAGAAGCACGCATTCAAGGGTATTGTAATGGAAGCCACAAATCAAGCAGTTTTAAAAGCAAGGAAGAAATCCTAGCTACTCGCTTTTTTGATGAGCAAGTTTTACATATATTGATAACCCAATTACTAGTAAAGATACTCCACCAATTAAAGAAACAGCATATAAAATTTTATCAGGTTCACTGATTGCAAATTTAAATACAAGCATTAAGGATTCTATTGCTAAAGCAATAATGATGGAACCTAAAAATCTCACCATCGTTTCTTGTAATGTTTGGGAATTATTTTCTGTATTTTTTCCTAGTACTTCACTTTCAAATATTGCTTTGACTAAGTCAAAAATTGCCAAGGCAAGAGTTAATTGAATAATGGCTTTGAAAATTTCATCAATATCAAAATTTTTAAAATGTCCTAATGCAATGTAAAAACTAAAAGCTCCTTTGCAGAATAAAAGCAAGCAAACAAGTGTGAGACAAAGAGATAGGAGTCCATAAATACTCATACTTATTCTTGCGCATACATCAGAAAATTTTGATGGTGCAGAGATGTTGATTGCAGTTTTAAGGGCTAGATCAATGCAAACCACATAAATAAGTTCATGATTTTGATTATAAACAGGATAAGAAGCAGTCACAACTAGCTTGCCATTATCGCTACAAGGATAAGGGTTGGTGATAATGCACTTTCTTTCACGCACCGCTTCATAATAAAATGCTCTATCAGAGAAATTTTCTGTACAAGTAATCCCATTTAATCCTACTTCATTGCCCATTGCATCAAGAATATAGATTGCATCAAATGCTTCAATTTCATCTTTGATTTTTTCAATCCCATTTAAGACGCTTTTAAGACTAGTGCTAGGTATGTAATTTTGAATGTTTTGTGTAAAGAGATAGCACATATAAGCACGAAGTTCGTAGCGAACTTTTCTATAGATTAATATGTCTTTTGATAGCATTTAGATTTCCTTATTTATATTTCTAAAATTCTTATAAAAAATATTCTACTAAAATTTTTTTAAAGCTTATTGTAATGCTTTTTGTCTTTGTTTCTTAACTCAAGTTTTCTTTATGGTAAAATCACTGTCTTTGTTAAGTAAATCATAGAAGAAAAGGAATTAGTTGCTTTATTATCTTTATTCAGAGTTTGGAATCAATGTCTTTCGTTATATTACCTTTCGTGCAGGGATTAGCTTCTTTTTAGCTTTTTTCCTCTGTGTATTTTTAATGCCTCATTTTATCCGTTGGGCAAGGAGAAATAAGGCAAGTCAACCTATTTCAGAGTTTGTTCCTGCCCATAAAGAAAAGAGCAATACCCCAACAATGGGTGGTTTTATATTTATCTTTAGTGCAGTGATTTCCTCATTAATTAGCGCACAAATTTTAAATAATTTTGTAGTTTTAGCCTTGATTGTTTTGGTAGGTTTTTGCTTGATTGGTGGTTTTGATGATTATTCAAAAATTAGTGCTAAAAGTAATAGTGGGATAAGTGCAAGAATGAAGATGTTGCTACTTTTTGTTTTGTCTTTTAGTGTTGCTTT
Coding sequences within it:
- the proC gene encoding pyrroline-5-carboxylate reductase, with the translated sequence MNKEDILFVGYGNMTLAILRGIISSRLFETYNLFVCGRNSKKASSFLKNNGLNDIVQVSLIDNHQVLVKDKTVFLCIKPDGLQNFKFIGRAKNVISVMAGVQVSIIKKHLDSMGYVRVMPNVAAKYQKSSSAIFIDNANLDEIKRLVLSFGNFVQVDKEALIDSAIATSGSAPAFVALMAQALIDAGVREGFNRLQSQELVRGMFEGFSLLLREKTPQEIIDEIASPGGTTIEGISTLEKHAFKGIVMEATNQAVLKARKKS
- the fliW gene encoding flagellar assembly protein FliW — translated: MIFEVKSPILGFERVKKMRLEKIDEVFVRLSNAEDNSPVFTLINPFVLREYEFDVPAAVRLLLDLENAKNVFIANIMVIQSPIQESTVNFLAPVVFNFDNQTMAQVVLDSLKYPQYQLAEPVSAYYKDESVVGSIKKISE
- a CDS encoding PDC sensor domain-containing protein, which codes for MLSKDILIYRKVRYELRAYMCYLFTQNIQNYIPSTSLKSVLNGIEKIKDEIEAFDAIYILDAMGNEVGLNGITCTENFSDRAFYYEAVRERKCIITNPYPCSDNGKLVVTASYPVYNQNHELIYVVCIDLALKTAINISAPSKFSDVCARISMSIYGLLSLCLTLVCLLLFCKGAFSFYIALGHFKNFDIDEIFKAIIQLTLALAIFDLVKAIFESEVLGKNTENNSQTLQETMVRFLGSIIIALAIESLMLVFKFAISEPDKILYAVSLIGGVSLLVIGLSIYVKLAHQKSE